One stretch of Sander vitreus isolate 19-12246 chromosome 16, sanVit1, whole genome shotgun sequence DNA includes these proteins:
- the abl1 gene encoding tyrosine-protein kinase ABL1 isoform X4 — protein sequence MKMLEICLKLVGCKSKKGLSSSSSCYLEEALQRPDFESQGLTEAGRWNSKENLLAGPSENDPNLFVALYDFVASGDNTLSITKGEKLRVLGYNHNGEWCEAQTKNGQGWVPSNYITPVNSLEKHSWYHGPVSRNAAEYLLSSGINGSFLVRESESSPGQRSISLRYEGRVYHYRINTASDGKLYVSSESRFNTLAELVHHHSTVADGLITTLHYPAPKRNKPTIYGVSPNYDKWEMERTDITMKHKLGGGQYGEVYEGVWKKYNLTVAVKTLKEDTMEVEEFLKEAAVMKEIKHPNLVQLLGVCTREPPFYIITEFMTHGNLLDYLRECNREEVNAVVLLHMATQISSAMEYLEKKNFIHRDLAARNCLVGENHLVKVADFGLSRLMTGDTYTAHAGAKFPIKWTAPESLAYNKFSIKSDVWAFGVLLWEIATYGMSPYPGIDLSQVYELLEKDYRMDRPEGCPEKVYELMRDCWRWNPSERPSFAETHQAFETMFQESSISDEVEKELGKKGKKATLGPVQQAPELPTKTRTLRKNMDNRDGDSPDPVELEVAVSSPMLPRKERPLLDSNLNEDDRLIPKDKTRGSGFLSLIKKKKKNAPAPPKRSSSFKDMDFHPDRRGVTPDPRDSDGFNNGASLAINDITHGLDSAKFLGNNNGAGGIPNGAPTYPGPLFPRKKGAPAVPGPGGKAATTPPSEEESMSNSKRFLRSSSMHTGSDGTEWKSVTLPRDLGQRHFDSGTIGSKPALPRKRTSEQKGENNRRMGTLTPPPRLNTSSDGSSPFLGKETDASPGSSPQALTPKVVRRPGLPGLENSKTSALHAELLKPNVFPALGAAGDECRARRHKHSVDSSSVRERGKLQKPKPAPPPPPTNAKTGKISRSPTQELPTTSDIKAKGLPSLSEPHHTTTASDQARSPLSEGSKKLPLGSTSKPQPLKTSTSVSTSVSSQSLGGFSSSLTSPGDLSSPTAFIPLVNTRRSLRKTAPRQAAERTPNSAVTREMVLEGTELLRAAICRNSEQTGSHSAVLEAGKNLSKYCVSYVDSIQQMRNKFAFREAINKLENSLRELQICPTATGGANAQQDFSKLLSSVKEIGDIVQR from the exons aaGCTCTCCAGAGACCAGACTTTGAGAGTCAGGGTCTGACAGAAGCGGGCCGCTGGAACTCCAAAGAGAACCTTTTGGCTGGACCCAGTGAGAATGACCCCAACCTGTTTGTTGCACTCTATGATTTTGTAGCCAGTGGTGACAACACACTCAGCATAACTAAAG GAGAGAAGCTGCGTGTGCTCGGTTACAACCACAACGGCGAGTGGTGCGAGGCACAGACCAAGAATGGCCAGGGTTGGGTGCCTTCCAACTACATCACCCCTGTCAACAGCCTGGAGAAGCACAGCTGGTACCATGGCCCCGTGTCGCGCAACGCTGCAGAGTACCTGCTCAGCTCGGGCATCAACGGAAGCTTTCTGGTCCGCGAGAGTGAGAGCAGCCCCGGCCAGAGGTCCATTTCTCTGCGGTACGAAGGGAGAGTCTACCATTACAGGATTAACACTGCGTCTGACGGCAAG CTGTACGTGTCGTCGGAAAGCCGTTTCAACACGCTGGCGGAGCTGGTGCACCACCATTCCACGGTGGCCGACGGCCTCATCACCACGCTGCACTACCCGGCACCGAAGCGCAACAAGCCCACCATCTACGGAGTTTCTCCCAACTACGATAAGTGGGAGATGGAGCGCACTGACATTACCATGAAGCACAAGCTGGGAGGGGGCCAGTACGGGGAAGTGTACGAGGGTGTTTGGAAGAAGTACAACCTCACCGTGGCTGTCAAGACACTAAAG GAGGATACGATGGAGGTGGAGGAGTTTCTCAAGGAGGCCGCTGTTATGAAAGAGATCAAACACCCCAACCTGGTACAACTGTTAG GTGTGTGCACACGCGAGCCGCCGTTCTACATCATCACAGAGTTCATGACCCATGGTAACCTGCTCGACTACCTGAGGGAGTGCAACAGAGAGGAGGTCAATGCAGTGGTGCTGCTGCACATGGCCACACAGATCTCCTCTGCCATGGAGtacctggagaaaaaaaactttatacaCAG GGACTTAGCTGCCCGTAACTGTCTGGTCGGGGAGAACCACCTGGTAAAGGTTGCAGACTTCGGCCTGAGCAGGCTAATGACTGGAGACACTTACACAGCTCACGCTGGGGCCAAGTTCCCTATCAAGTGGACTgctccagagagtctggcctacAACAAATTCTCTATTAAGTCTGATGTCTGGG CATTCGGTGTGCTGCTGTGGGAGATCGCCACCTACGGCATGTCTCCCTACCCCGGCATCGACCTGTCCCAAGTGTACGAGCTGCTGGAGAAGGACTACCGTATGGACCGACCAGAGGGCTGCCCCGAGAAGGTCTACGAGCTCATGAGGGACT gttggaggtggaacCCCTCAGAACGTCCATCTTTTGCTGAAACCCACCAAGCCTTTGAGACCATGTTCCAAGAGTCCAGCATATCTGATG AGGTGGAAAAGGAGCTGGGCAAGAAAGGGAAGAAGGCGACATTGGGCCCCGTCCAGCAGGCTCCAGAGCTGCCCACCAAAACCAGAACTCTCCGCAAAAACATGGACAACCGGGATGGAGATAGTCCAG ACCCAGTGGAGCTGGAGGTAGCTGTGTCGTCACCCATGCTCCCCAGGAAGGAGCGCCCCCTCCTGGACAGTAACCTCAATGAAGATGACCGCTTGATTCCCAAAGACAAGACCCGTGGCAGTGGCTTTCTCAGTctcataaagaaaaagaaaaagaatgcaCCAGCTCCGCCCAAACGCAGCTCCTCTTTCAAAGATATGGACTTCCACCCTGACAGGAGGGGCGTGACTCCAGATCCTCGAGACAGCGACGGCTTCAACAACGGTGCATCATTGGCCATTAATGACATCACACATGGCCTCGACTCTGCAAAGTTCCTGGGTAACAATAATGGGGCAGGAGGTATCCCCAACGGGGCTCCTACCTACCCAGGACCTTTGTTTCCTAGGAAGAAGGGAGCTCCTGCAGTGCCTGGCCCTGGAGGAAAAGCAGCTACAACACCGCCCAGTGAGGAGGAATCCATGTCTAACTCGAAGCGTTTTCTCCGGTCCTCTAGCATGCACACCGGCTCAGATGGCACTGAATGGAAGTCTGTCACACTACCGCGAGACCTCGGCCAGCGCCACTTTGACTCAGGCACCATCGGGAGCAAGCCAGCTCTTCCACGCAAGAGAACCAGTGAGCAGAAAGGGGAAAACAACCGTCGAATGGGCACCCTGACTCCCCCGCCACGTCTGAACACCTCATCGGATGGATCCTCTCCCTTCTTAGGCAAAGAGACTGATGCCAGTCCTGGTTCCAGCCCTCAGGCATTAACACCTAAGGTGGTCAGGAGACCAGGGTTGCCGGGATTGGAGAACTCCAAGACCAGCGCTCTCCACGCTGAGCTTCTCAAGCCCAATGTGTTCCCTGCTTTAGGGGCAGCTGGAGACGAGTGCAGGGCCCGCAGACACAAGCACAGTGTGGACTCTTCATCCGTCAGGGAACGAGGAAAGTTACAGAAACCCAAGCCAGCCCCACCTCCGCCACCCACCAATGCCAAGACGGGCAAGATTTCCCGCAGCCCCACTCAAGAACTCCCCACCACCTCAGACATTAAAGCTAAGggcctcccctctctctcagagCCTCACCATACAACCACTGCCAGTGACCAAGCCCGTTCCCCCCTCAGTGAGGGCTCCAAGAAGCTGCCTCTGGGCTCCACCTCCAAACCTCAACCGTTAAAGACCTCCACCTCAGTGAGCACCTCCGTCTCCAGCCAGAGCCTAGGAggcttctcttcctccctcaccTCCCCCGGCGATCTGAGCTCACCCACTGCCTTCATCCCTCTAGTGAACACCCGGCGCTCCCTCCGCAAGACTGCACCCCGCCAGGCTGCCGAGCGTACCCCCAACTCGGCTGTGACGCGCGAGATGGTGCTGGAAGGCACCGAGCTGCTCCGCGCAGCCATTTGTCGCAACTCGGAGCAGACGGGTAGCCACAGCGCTGTGCTTGAGGCCGGCAAGAACCTGTCGAAGTACTGCGTGAGCTATGTCGACTCCATACAGCAGATGAGGAACAAGTTTGCCTTCCGCGAGGCCATCAACAAACTTGAGAACAGTCTGCGTGAGCTGCAAATCTGCCCCACCGCCACAGGGGGCGCCAACGCACAGCAGGACTTCAGCAAGCTGCTGTCCTCTGTCAAAGAGATTGGTGACATTGTTCAGAGGTAG
- the abl1 gene encoding tyrosine-protein kinase ABL1 isoform X2, with protein MGQQPGKFVGDQRRPSLPAFIKGGKRESSRHGIHPCNVFAVHEALQRPDFESQGLTEAGRWNSKENLLAGPSENDPNLFVALYDFVASGDNTLSITKGEKLRVLGYNHNGEWCEAQTKNGQGWVPSNYITPVNSLEKHSWYHGPVSRNAAEYLLSSGINGSFLVRESESSPGQRSISLRYEGRVYHYRINTASDGKLYVSSESRFNTLAELVHHHSTVADGLITTLHYPAPKRNKPTIYGVSPNYDKWEMERTDITMKHKLGGGQYGEVYEGVWKKYNLTVAVKTLKEDTMEVEEFLKEAAVMKEIKHPNLVQLLGVCTREPPFYIITEFMTHGNLLDYLRECNREEVNAVVLLHMATQISSAMEYLEKKNFIHRDLAARNCLVGENHLVKVADFGLSRLMTGDTYTAHAGAKFPIKWTAPESLAYNKFSIKSDVWAFGVLLWEIATYGMSPYPGIDLSQVYELLEKDYRMDRPEGCPEKVYELMRDCWRWNPSERPSFAETHQAFETMFQESSISDEVEKELGKKGKKATLGPVQQAPELPTKTRTLRKNMDNRDGDSPDPVELEVAVSSPMLPRKERPLLDSNLNEDDRLIPKDKTRGSGFLSLIKKKKKNAPAPPKRSSSFKDMDFHPDRRGVTPDPRDSDGFNNGASLAINDITHGLDSAKFLGNNNGAGGIPNGAPTYPGPLFPRKKGAPAVPGPGGKAATTPPSEEESMSNSKRFLRSSSMHTGSDGTEWKSVTLPRDLGQRHFDSGTIGSKPALPRKRTSEQKGENNRRMGTLTPPPRLNTSSDGSSPFLGKETDASPGSSPQALTPKVVRRPGLPGLENSKTSALHAELLKPNVFPALGAAGDECRARRHKHSVDSSSVRERGKLQKPKPAPPPPPTNAKTGKISRSPTQELPTTSDIKAKGLPSLSEPHHTTTASDQARSPLSEGSKKLPLGSTSKPQPLKTSTSVSTSVSSQSLGGFSSSLTSPGDLSSPTAFIPLVNTRRSLRKTAPRQAAERTPNSAVTREMVLEGTELLRAAICRNSEQTGSHSAVLEAGKNLSKYCVSYVDSIQQMRNKFAFREAINKLENSLRELQICPTATGGANAQQDFSKLLSSVKEIGDIVQR; from the exons aaGCTCTCCAGAGACCAGACTTTGAGAGTCAGGGTCTGACAGAAGCGGGCCGCTGGAACTCCAAAGAGAACCTTTTGGCTGGACCCAGTGAGAATGACCCCAACCTGTTTGTTGCACTCTATGATTTTGTAGCCAGTGGTGACAACACACTCAGCATAACTAAAG GAGAGAAGCTGCGTGTGCTCGGTTACAACCACAACGGCGAGTGGTGCGAGGCACAGACCAAGAATGGCCAGGGTTGGGTGCCTTCCAACTACATCACCCCTGTCAACAGCCTGGAGAAGCACAGCTGGTACCATGGCCCCGTGTCGCGCAACGCTGCAGAGTACCTGCTCAGCTCGGGCATCAACGGAAGCTTTCTGGTCCGCGAGAGTGAGAGCAGCCCCGGCCAGAGGTCCATTTCTCTGCGGTACGAAGGGAGAGTCTACCATTACAGGATTAACACTGCGTCTGACGGCAAG CTGTACGTGTCGTCGGAAAGCCGTTTCAACACGCTGGCGGAGCTGGTGCACCACCATTCCACGGTGGCCGACGGCCTCATCACCACGCTGCACTACCCGGCACCGAAGCGCAACAAGCCCACCATCTACGGAGTTTCTCCCAACTACGATAAGTGGGAGATGGAGCGCACTGACATTACCATGAAGCACAAGCTGGGAGGGGGCCAGTACGGGGAAGTGTACGAGGGTGTTTGGAAGAAGTACAACCTCACCGTGGCTGTCAAGACACTAAAG GAGGATACGATGGAGGTGGAGGAGTTTCTCAAGGAGGCCGCTGTTATGAAAGAGATCAAACACCCCAACCTGGTACAACTGTTAG GTGTGTGCACACGCGAGCCGCCGTTCTACATCATCACAGAGTTCATGACCCATGGTAACCTGCTCGACTACCTGAGGGAGTGCAACAGAGAGGAGGTCAATGCAGTGGTGCTGCTGCACATGGCCACACAGATCTCCTCTGCCATGGAGtacctggagaaaaaaaactttatacaCAG GGACTTAGCTGCCCGTAACTGTCTGGTCGGGGAGAACCACCTGGTAAAGGTTGCAGACTTCGGCCTGAGCAGGCTAATGACTGGAGACACTTACACAGCTCACGCTGGGGCCAAGTTCCCTATCAAGTGGACTgctccagagagtctggcctacAACAAATTCTCTATTAAGTCTGATGTCTGGG CATTCGGTGTGCTGCTGTGGGAGATCGCCACCTACGGCATGTCTCCCTACCCCGGCATCGACCTGTCCCAAGTGTACGAGCTGCTGGAGAAGGACTACCGTATGGACCGACCAGAGGGCTGCCCCGAGAAGGTCTACGAGCTCATGAGGGACT gttggaggtggaacCCCTCAGAACGTCCATCTTTTGCTGAAACCCACCAAGCCTTTGAGACCATGTTCCAAGAGTCCAGCATATCTGATG AGGTGGAAAAGGAGCTGGGCAAGAAAGGGAAGAAGGCGACATTGGGCCCCGTCCAGCAGGCTCCAGAGCTGCCCACCAAAACCAGAACTCTCCGCAAAAACATGGACAACCGGGATGGAGATAGTCCAG ACCCAGTGGAGCTGGAGGTAGCTGTGTCGTCACCCATGCTCCCCAGGAAGGAGCGCCCCCTCCTGGACAGTAACCTCAATGAAGATGACCGCTTGATTCCCAAAGACAAGACCCGTGGCAGTGGCTTTCTCAGTctcataaagaaaaagaaaaagaatgcaCCAGCTCCGCCCAAACGCAGCTCCTCTTTCAAAGATATGGACTTCCACCCTGACAGGAGGGGCGTGACTCCAGATCCTCGAGACAGCGACGGCTTCAACAACGGTGCATCATTGGCCATTAATGACATCACACATGGCCTCGACTCTGCAAAGTTCCTGGGTAACAATAATGGGGCAGGAGGTATCCCCAACGGGGCTCCTACCTACCCAGGACCTTTGTTTCCTAGGAAGAAGGGAGCTCCTGCAGTGCCTGGCCCTGGAGGAAAAGCAGCTACAACACCGCCCAGTGAGGAGGAATCCATGTCTAACTCGAAGCGTTTTCTCCGGTCCTCTAGCATGCACACCGGCTCAGATGGCACTGAATGGAAGTCTGTCACACTACCGCGAGACCTCGGCCAGCGCCACTTTGACTCAGGCACCATCGGGAGCAAGCCAGCTCTTCCACGCAAGAGAACCAGTGAGCAGAAAGGGGAAAACAACCGTCGAATGGGCACCCTGACTCCCCCGCCACGTCTGAACACCTCATCGGATGGATCCTCTCCCTTCTTAGGCAAAGAGACTGATGCCAGTCCTGGTTCCAGCCCTCAGGCATTAACACCTAAGGTGGTCAGGAGACCAGGGTTGCCGGGATTGGAGAACTCCAAGACCAGCGCTCTCCACGCTGAGCTTCTCAAGCCCAATGTGTTCCCTGCTTTAGGGGCAGCTGGAGACGAGTGCAGGGCCCGCAGACACAAGCACAGTGTGGACTCTTCATCCGTCAGGGAACGAGGAAAGTTACAGAAACCCAAGCCAGCCCCACCTCCGCCACCCACCAATGCCAAGACGGGCAAGATTTCCCGCAGCCCCACTCAAGAACTCCCCACCACCTCAGACATTAAAGCTAAGggcctcccctctctctcagagCCTCACCATACAACCACTGCCAGTGACCAAGCCCGTTCCCCCCTCAGTGAGGGCTCCAAGAAGCTGCCTCTGGGCTCCACCTCCAAACCTCAACCGTTAAAGACCTCCACCTCAGTGAGCACCTCCGTCTCCAGCCAGAGCCTAGGAggcttctcttcctccctcaccTCCCCCGGCGATCTGAGCTCACCCACTGCCTTCATCCCTCTAGTGAACACCCGGCGCTCCCTCCGCAAGACTGCACCCCGCCAGGCTGCCGAGCGTACCCCCAACTCGGCTGTGACGCGCGAGATGGTGCTGGAAGGCACCGAGCTGCTCCGCGCAGCCATTTGTCGCAACTCGGAGCAGACGGGTAGCCACAGCGCTGTGCTTGAGGCCGGCAAGAACCTGTCGAAGTACTGCGTGAGCTATGTCGACTCCATACAGCAGATGAGGAACAAGTTTGCCTTCCGCGAGGCCATCAACAAACTTGAGAACAGTCTGCGTGAGCTGCAAATCTGCCCCACCGCCACAGGGGGCGCCAACGCACAGCAGGACTTCAGCAAGCTGCTGTCCTCTGTCAAAGAGATTGGTGACATTGTTCAGAGGTAG
- the abl1 gene encoding tyrosine-protein kinase ABL1 isoform X1 gives MGQQPGKFVGDQRRPSLPAFIKGGKRESSRHGIHPCNVFAVHEALQRPDFESQGLTEAGRWNSKENLLAGPSENDPNLFVALYDFVASGDNTLSITKGEKLRVLGYNHNGEWCEAQTKNGQGWVPSNYITPVNSLEKHSWYHGPVSRNAAEYLLSSGINGSFLVRESESSPGQRSISLRYEGRVYHYRINTASDGKNLFLLQLYVSSESRFNTLAELVHHHSTVADGLITTLHYPAPKRNKPTIYGVSPNYDKWEMERTDITMKHKLGGGQYGEVYEGVWKKYNLTVAVKTLKEDTMEVEEFLKEAAVMKEIKHPNLVQLLGVCTREPPFYIITEFMTHGNLLDYLRECNREEVNAVVLLHMATQISSAMEYLEKKNFIHRDLAARNCLVGENHLVKVADFGLSRLMTGDTYTAHAGAKFPIKWTAPESLAYNKFSIKSDVWAFGVLLWEIATYGMSPYPGIDLSQVYELLEKDYRMDRPEGCPEKVYELMRDCWRWNPSERPSFAETHQAFETMFQESSISDEVEKELGKKGKKATLGPVQQAPELPTKTRTLRKNMDNRDGDSPDPVELEVAVSSPMLPRKERPLLDSNLNEDDRLIPKDKTRGSGFLSLIKKKKKNAPAPPKRSSSFKDMDFHPDRRGVTPDPRDSDGFNNGASLAINDITHGLDSAKFLGNNNGAGGIPNGAPTYPGPLFPRKKGAPAVPGPGGKAATTPPSEEESMSNSKRFLRSSSMHTGSDGTEWKSVTLPRDLGQRHFDSGTIGSKPALPRKRTSEQKGENNRRMGTLTPPPRLNTSSDGSSPFLGKETDASPGSSPQALTPKVVRRPGLPGLENSKTSALHAELLKPNVFPALGAAGDECRARRHKHSVDSSSVRERGKLQKPKPAPPPPPTNAKTGKISRSPTQELPTTSDIKAKGLPSLSEPHHTTTASDQARSPLSEGSKKLPLGSTSKPQPLKTSTSVSTSVSSQSLGGFSSSLTSPGDLSSPTAFIPLVNTRRSLRKTAPRQAAERTPNSAVTREMVLEGTELLRAAICRNSEQTGSHSAVLEAGKNLSKYCVSYVDSIQQMRNKFAFREAINKLENSLRELQICPTATGGANAQQDFSKLLSSVKEIGDIVQR, from the exons aaGCTCTCCAGAGACCAGACTTTGAGAGTCAGGGTCTGACAGAAGCGGGCCGCTGGAACTCCAAAGAGAACCTTTTGGCTGGACCCAGTGAGAATGACCCCAACCTGTTTGTTGCACTCTATGATTTTGTAGCCAGTGGTGACAACACACTCAGCATAACTAAAG GAGAGAAGCTGCGTGTGCTCGGTTACAACCACAACGGCGAGTGGTGCGAGGCACAGACCAAGAATGGCCAGGGTTGGGTGCCTTCCAACTACATCACCCCTGTCAACAGCCTGGAGAAGCACAGCTGGTACCATGGCCCCGTGTCGCGCAACGCTGCAGAGTACCTGCTCAGCTCGGGCATCAACGGAAGCTTTCTGGTCCGCGAGAGTGAGAGCAGCCCCGGCCAGAGGTCCATTTCTCTGCGGTACGAAGGGAGAGTCTACCATTACAGGATTAACACTGCGTCTGACGGCAAG AATCTCTTTCTCCTCCAGCTGTACGTGTCGTCGGAAAGCCGTTTCAACACGCTGGCGGAGCTGGTGCACCACCATTCCACGGTGGCCGACGGCCTCATCACCACGCTGCACTACCCGGCACCGAAGCGCAACAAGCCCACCATCTACGGAGTTTCTCCCAACTACGATAAGTGGGAGATGGAGCGCACTGACATTACCATGAAGCACAAGCTGGGAGGGGGCCAGTACGGGGAAGTGTACGAGGGTGTTTGGAAGAAGTACAACCTCACCGTGGCTGTCAAGACACTAAAG GAGGATACGATGGAGGTGGAGGAGTTTCTCAAGGAGGCCGCTGTTATGAAAGAGATCAAACACCCCAACCTGGTACAACTGTTAG GTGTGTGCACACGCGAGCCGCCGTTCTACATCATCACAGAGTTCATGACCCATGGTAACCTGCTCGACTACCTGAGGGAGTGCAACAGAGAGGAGGTCAATGCAGTGGTGCTGCTGCACATGGCCACACAGATCTCCTCTGCCATGGAGtacctggagaaaaaaaactttatacaCAG GGACTTAGCTGCCCGTAACTGTCTGGTCGGGGAGAACCACCTGGTAAAGGTTGCAGACTTCGGCCTGAGCAGGCTAATGACTGGAGACACTTACACAGCTCACGCTGGGGCCAAGTTCCCTATCAAGTGGACTgctccagagagtctggcctacAACAAATTCTCTATTAAGTCTGATGTCTGGG CATTCGGTGTGCTGCTGTGGGAGATCGCCACCTACGGCATGTCTCCCTACCCCGGCATCGACCTGTCCCAAGTGTACGAGCTGCTGGAGAAGGACTACCGTATGGACCGACCAGAGGGCTGCCCCGAGAAGGTCTACGAGCTCATGAGGGACT gttggaggtggaacCCCTCAGAACGTCCATCTTTTGCTGAAACCCACCAAGCCTTTGAGACCATGTTCCAAGAGTCCAGCATATCTGATG AGGTGGAAAAGGAGCTGGGCAAGAAAGGGAAGAAGGCGACATTGGGCCCCGTCCAGCAGGCTCCAGAGCTGCCCACCAAAACCAGAACTCTCCGCAAAAACATGGACAACCGGGATGGAGATAGTCCAG ACCCAGTGGAGCTGGAGGTAGCTGTGTCGTCACCCATGCTCCCCAGGAAGGAGCGCCCCCTCCTGGACAGTAACCTCAATGAAGATGACCGCTTGATTCCCAAAGACAAGACCCGTGGCAGTGGCTTTCTCAGTctcataaagaaaaagaaaaagaatgcaCCAGCTCCGCCCAAACGCAGCTCCTCTTTCAAAGATATGGACTTCCACCCTGACAGGAGGGGCGTGACTCCAGATCCTCGAGACAGCGACGGCTTCAACAACGGTGCATCATTGGCCATTAATGACATCACACATGGCCTCGACTCTGCAAAGTTCCTGGGTAACAATAATGGGGCAGGAGGTATCCCCAACGGGGCTCCTACCTACCCAGGACCTTTGTTTCCTAGGAAGAAGGGAGCTCCTGCAGTGCCTGGCCCTGGAGGAAAAGCAGCTACAACACCGCCCAGTGAGGAGGAATCCATGTCTAACTCGAAGCGTTTTCTCCGGTCCTCTAGCATGCACACCGGCTCAGATGGCACTGAATGGAAGTCTGTCACACTACCGCGAGACCTCGGCCAGCGCCACTTTGACTCAGGCACCATCGGGAGCAAGCCAGCTCTTCCACGCAAGAGAACCAGTGAGCAGAAAGGGGAAAACAACCGTCGAATGGGCACCCTGACTCCCCCGCCACGTCTGAACACCTCATCGGATGGATCCTCTCCCTTCTTAGGCAAAGAGACTGATGCCAGTCCTGGTTCCAGCCCTCAGGCATTAACACCTAAGGTGGTCAGGAGACCAGGGTTGCCGGGATTGGAGAACTCCAAGACCAGCGCTCTCCACGCTGAGCTTCTCAAGCCCAATGTGTTCCCTGCTTTAGGGGCAGCTGGAGACGAGTGCAGGGCCCGCAGACACAAGCACAGTGTGGACTCTTCATCCGTCAGGGAACGAGGAAAGTTACAGAAACCCAAGCCAGCCCCACCTCCGCCACCCACCAATGCCAAGACGGGCAAGATTTCCCGCAGCCCCACTCAAGAACTCCCCACCACCTCAGACATTAAAGCTAAGggcctcccctctctctcagagCCTCACCATACAACCACTGCCAGTGACCAAGCCCGTTCCCCCCTCAGTGAGGGCTCCAAGAAGCTGCCTCTGGGCTCCACCTCCAAACCTCAACCGTTAAAGACCTCCACCTCAGTGAGCACCTCCGTCTCCAGCCAGAGCCTAGGAggcttctcttcctccctcaccTCCCCCGGCGATCTGAGCTCACCCACTGCCTTCATCCCTCTAGTGAACACCCGGCGCTCCCTCCGCAAGACTGCACCCCGCCAGGCTGCCGAGCGTACCCCCAACTCGGCTGTGACGCGCGAGATGGTGCTGGAAGGCACCGAGCTGCTCCGCGCAGCCATTTGTCGCAACTCGGAGCAGACGGGTAGCCACAGCGCTGTGCTTGAGGCCGGCAAGAACCTGTCGAAGTACTGCGTGAGCTATGTCGACTCCATACAGCAGATGAGGAACAAGTTTGCCTTCCGCGAGGCCATCAACAAACTTGAGAACAGTCTGCGTGAGCTGCAAATCTGCCCCACCGCCACAGGGGGCGCCAACGCACAGCAGGACTTCAGCAAGCTGCTGTCCTCTGTCAAAGAGATTGGTGACATTGTTCAGAGGTAG